One window of the Microvirga mediterraneensis genome contains the following:
- the tnpC gene encoding IS66 family transposase, whose amino-acid sequence MSSAPFSLPSDLASAQAALLAEREARLRSEAERDAAVADATNAKARLSSTEALIAYLQLQIGKLEREKHGPRRERTQRLIDQLELQLEELVTAATEDELAAEAAAAKAQTVRAFTRKRPVRKPFPQDIERERVVVEAPTVCGCCGGARLSKLGEDVTETLEEIPRRFKVIETVREKFTCRDCEAISQAPAPFHATPRGFLGPHLLATIVFDKFGQHIPLNRQSTRFQCEGIALSTQTLADQVGHVSAALQPIFDLIEAHVFAAERLHGDDTTIPILAKDKCTTGRIWTYVRDDQPFGGPAPPAAVYYASRDRRGEHPQKHLAGVGGVLQADCYNGFNPLFDPAKNQTPITAAFCFAHARRKFFELVDVSRNPRCGQNARPVSPIALEAVRRMDALFAIEREINGRSATERRAVRQEKSKPLLDEMEAWLRQERGHLSRSSPVIEPINYMLSRWADFSRFVDDGRICLTNNAAERALRGVACGRKSWLFAGSDRGADRAAVMLTLIMTARLNDVDPKAWLADILARIANLPISRLDEMLPWEWKRLRQGEASTPQQAA is encoded by the coding sequence ATGTCATCGGCACCGTTCTCCCTGCCTTCGGACCTTGCCAGCGCCCAGGCCGCGCTGCTAGCTGAGCGCGAGGCACGGCTGCGCAGCGAGGCCGAGCGGGATGCGGCGGTTGCCGATGCCACCAATGCGAAGGCGAGGCTGTCCAGCACGGAAGCGCTGATCGCGTATCTGCAGCTGCAGATCGGAAAGCTGGAACGTGAGAAGCATGGCCCACGCCGTGAGCGCACCCAACGGCTGATCGACCAGCTGGAATTGCAGCTCGAAGAGCTGGTGACGGCGGCGACCGAGGATGAACTGGCGGCTGAGGCTGCGGCGGCGAAAGCACAGACCGTGCGCGCCTTCACCCGCAAGCGCCCGGTGCGCAAGCCCTTTCCGCAGGACATTGAGCGTGAACGCGTCGTGGTTGAGGCGCCGACGGTCTGCGGGTGCTGTGGCGGCGCACGGCTATCGAAGCTGGGCGAGGACGTGACGGAAACGCTGGAGGAGATCCCGCGCCGTTTCAAGGTGATCGAGACGGTCCGGGAGAAGTTTACGTGCCGGGATTGCGAGGCGATCAGCCAGGCTCCCGCGCCGTTCCATGCCACGCCGCGCGGCTTCCTCGGCCCGCATCTGCTGGCGACGATCGTGTTCGACAAGTTCGGACAGCATATCCCTCTGAACCGCCAGAGCACGCGCTTCCAATGCGAGGGCATCGCGCTGTCGACCCAGACCCTGGCCGATCAGGTCGGCCATGTCAGCGCCGCGCTTCAGCCGATCTTCGACCTGATCGAAGCCCATGTGTTTGCCGCCGAACGGCTTCATGGCGACGATACCACGATCCCGATCCTGGCGAAGGACAAGTGCACGACCGGACGGATCTGGACTTACGTGCGGGACGACCAGCCGTTTGGCGGACCTGCACCGCCGGCCGCGGTCTACTACGCCTCCCGCGATCGGCGCGGCGAGCATCCGCAGAAACACCTGGCCGGGGTCGGCGGCGTGCTTCAGGCGGATTGCTACAATGGTTTTAATCCGCTGTTCGACCCCGCGAAGAACCAAACGCCGATCACGGCCGCCTTCTGCTTCGCACATGCCCGCAGGAAATTCTTCGAACTGGTCGATGTCTCCCGCAATCCCCGGTGCGGCCAGAACGCCAGGCCGGTCTCTCCGATTGCGCTGGAGGCGGTCAGGCGCATGGATGCGCTGTTTGCCATCGAGCGCGAGATCAACGGCCGGAGTGCGACTGAGCGGCGCGCCGTGCGGCAGGAGAAAAGCAAGCCGCTCCTCGACGAGATGGAGGCCTGGCTGCGCCAGGAGCGGGGTCATCTGTCGCGATCCTCCCCGGTGATCGAGCCGATCAACTACATGCTCTCGCGCTGGGCCGACTTCTCCCGCTTTGTCGACGATGGCCGAATTTGTCTCACGAACAACGCCGCCGAAAGGGCATTGCGTGGTGTCGCCTGCGGCAGAAAATCGTGGCTCTTCGCCGGTTCTGATCGTGGCGCCGACCGGGCCGCCGTCATGCTGACGCTGATCATGACGGCCCGTCTCAACGATGTCGACCCGAAGGCATGGCTCGCCGATATCCTCGCTCGGATCGCCAACCTGCCGATCTCACGCCTCGATGAAATGCTGCCATGGGAATGGAAGAGATTGCGCCAGGGCGAGGCCTCCACGCCACAGCAGGCCGCCTGA
- the rfbC gene encoding dTDP-4-dehydrorhamnose 3,5-epimerase encodes MQVFDTPLSGCRLIKPTPLSDERGYFVRLFDADVFVAHDLNPALAQASLSYNLQKGTLRGLHFQAHPRMEDKLVRCASGAVFDVAVDIRPGSPTFGQWYGVELSADNNYQLYIPAGFAHGFQALTSNAVVAYHISVPYDPALTAGLRFDDPDVAVDWPLPPAHLSERDRCLPRLSELGSSCLMPYPGFGGAHQ; translated from the coding sequence ATGCAAGTTTTCGACACTCCGCTTTCAGGTTGCCGGCTGATCAAGCCAACGCCTCTCAGCGACGAGCGGGGATACTTCGTTCGTCTCTTCGACGCCGATGTCTTCGTGGCCCACGACCTCAACCCTGCTCTTGCACAAGCGAGTTTGTCCTACAATCTCCAGAAGGGAACTTTGCGTGGACTGCATTTTCAGGCGCATCCCCGTATGGAGGACAAGCTGGTGCGCTGCGCGAGCGGAGCTGTCTTCGACGTAGCGGTCGATATCAGGCCAGGATCTCCCACCTTCGGACAGTGGTATGGGGTCGAACTCTCGGCCGATAACAACTATCAGCTTTATATTCCCGCCGGGTTCGCACATGGGTTCCAGGCCCTAACTTCGAATGCGGTGGTCGCTTACCACATCAGTGTCCCTTATGACCCAGCGTTGACGGCGGGACTGCGTTTTGATGACCCGGATGTTGCCGTCGATTGGCCGCTGCCGCCGGCTCACTTGTCGGAACGTGATCGGTGCCTTCCTCGCCTCTCGGAGCTGGGATCGAGTTGCCTCATGCCGTACCCAGGATTTGGCGGGGCGCATCAGTGA
- the tnpB gene encoding IS66 family insertion sequence element accessory protein TnpB (TnpB, as the term is used for proteins encoded by IS66 family insertion elements, is considered an accessory protein, since TnpC, encoded by a neighboring gene, is a DDE family transposase.) produces MIPIPTGVRVWLATGYTDMRRGFPSLALQVQEVLKHDPLSGHLFCFRGRRGDLIKVIWHDSQGACLFTKRLERGRFIWPSAADGVVTISPAQLSYLLSGIDWRAPQETWRPTRV; encoded by the coding sequence ATGATCCCAATCCCAACCGGCGTTCGGGTATGGCTGGCGACGGGCTATACTGACATGAGACGGGGCTTTCCATCGTTGGCCCTGCAGGTGCAGGAAGTCTTGAAGCATGACCCGCTCAGCGGTCATTTATTTTGCTTTCGGGGCCGTCGCGGCGATCTGATCAAAGTGATTTGGCATGACTCCCAGGGAGCATGCCTGTTCACGAAGCGCCTTGAGCGCGGCAGGTTCATCTGGCCGTCAGCGGCCGATGGCGTCGTGACGATCTCGCCGGCGCAGCTGTCTTACTTGCTGTCCGGAATTGACTGGCGTGCCCCTCAGGAAACCTGGCGTCCGACACGGGTGTGA